The proteins below are encoded in one region of Nitrosopumilus sp.:
- the mtnA gene encoding S-methyl-5-thioribose-1-phosphate isomerase — MENIDIQTHSSLRTVEWKDNKVVMIDQTKLPNKLLFVEYDDFNQVADAIKTLVVRGAPAIGVSGAFGLALAVLQSKATVKDQLLSDLESARKILFATRPTAVNLGWGLEKIMRVAKSGNSVEQIKELVISEAKKMAEEDIEINKAMGKNGSVLFDNNDTIMTHCNAGALATVAYGTALGVIRATRESGKNVKVIATETRPIQQGSRLTVFELKHDGFDVSLIPDTAVGYSMANGLVHKVVVGADRIVKTGHIFNKIGTYQVATMAKQHGIPFYVAAPLSTIDLETKAEDVIIEMRKGSEVTGIGDKKTAPDDINVINPAFDMTPPELISGIITEKGVVKAPYEESIPKLFQSDNS, encoded by the coding sequence ATGGAAAATATTGATATCCAAACCCATTCTTCATTAAGGACAGTAGAGTGGAAAGATAATAAAGTTGTAATGATTGATCAAACCAAATTACCTAATAAACTTCTTTTTGTAGAATATGATGATTTTAATCAGGTAGCTGATGCCATCAAAACTCTTGTAGTTAGAGGTGCACCTGCAATTGGAGTATCTGGTGCTTTTGGATTGGCATTGGCAGTATTACAAAGTAAAGCAACTGTTAAAGATCAATTATTATCCGATTTAGAATCTGCTAGAAAAATCCTCTTTGCAACTAGACCAACAGCGGTAAACTTAGGTTGGGGATTAGAGAAAATTATGCGTGTTGCAAAATCTGGAAATTCAGTTGAACAGATTAAAGAATTAGTTATTTCTGAAGCAAAAAAAATGGCCGAGGAAGATATTGAAATAAACAAAGCAATGGGGAAGAATGGTTCTGTTCTTTTTGATAATAATGATACCATAATGACACACTGTAATGCTGGTGCGCTTGCTACTGTTGCATATGGAACTGCATTAGGTGTAATTAGAGCAACTAGAGAGAGTGGTAAAAATGTAAAAGTAATAGCAACTGAAACAAGACCAATACAACAGGGTTCGAGACTAACCGTTTTTGAGCTGAAACATGATGGATTTGACGTTAGCCTAATTCCAGATACTGCTGTAGGATATTCTATGGCAAATGGTTTAGTACACAAAGTTGTAGTTGGTGCTGATAGAATTGTTAAAACTGGTCATATTTTTAACAAAATTGGAACTTATCAGGTAGCAACTATGGCAAAACAACACGGAATTCCATTTTATGTTGCAGCACCATTATCTACAATTGATTTGGAAACTAAAGCAGAAGATGTCATCATTGAGATGCGTAAGGGTAGTGAAGTTACAGGAATTGGTGACAAAAAAACGGCACCTGATGATATCAATGTGATTAATCCTGCTTTTGATATGACTCCTCCTGAACTAATTTCAGGAATTATAACAGAAAAAGGAGTGGTTAAAGCTCCTTATGAGGAATCTATACCAAAATTATTTCAATCTGACAATTCATAA
- a CDS encoding DUF1059 domain-containing protein translates to MAKATEHVKESHKELKITPELTKKIKSLIKDV, encoded by the coding sequence ATGGCTAAAGCCACAGAACATGTCAAAGAATCTCATAAAGAATTAAAAATTACACCTGAACTTACTAAAAAAATTAAGTCTCTCATAAAAGATGTATAG
- a CDS encoding PqqD family peptide modification chaperone, with the protein MTVVSAQAIEDSLKQCMDPEVPLNIVEMGLIYGINVEENNDVNIKMTMTTQGCPLHETLVQDATRYAKKVPGVNNVKIDIVWEPAWSMDKMTEEGKMKLKNMSVAMNTPAPINYETAFPQGVGKLVQQEDGSMVLANEHEQGFMVNQAIVDFWKSCNGQRKVTELVEVFAQQTGLKRNQVEKEVMQLLQQLRDGGLIAIAGQPDTPNVEFKK; encoded by the coding sequence ATGACTGTTGTTTCTGCACAAGCAATTGAAGATTCCTTAAAGCAATGCATGGATCCTGAAGTTCCTTTAAACATTGTAGAAATGGGATTAATCTATGGTATAAATGTTGAAGAAAACAATGATGTTAATATTAAAATGACAATGACTACTCAAGGCTGTCCACTTCATGAAACTTTGGTACAAGATGCAACGAGATATGCTAAAAAGGTTCCAGGAGTAAACAATGTCAAAATAGACATTGTATGGGAACCTGCATGGTCAATGGATAAAATGACTGAGGAAGGAAAAATGAAATTAAAAAATATGAGTGTTGCTATGAATACTCCTGCGCCAATTAATTATGAAACCGCATTTCCTCAGGGTGTTGGGAAATTAGTACAACAAGAAGATGGTTCTATGGTTTTGGCAAATGAACATGAACAAGGGTTTATGGTAAATCAAGCAATAGTAGATTTTTGGAAATCATGTAATGGACAACGCAAAGTTACAGAACTAGTAGAAGTCTTTGCACAACAAACAGGTCTTAAAAGAAATCAAGTAGAAAAAGAAGTCATGCAGTTATTACAACAATTACGTGATGGTGGATTAATTGCAATTGCAGGTCAGCCAGACACCCCAAATGTTGAATTTAAAAAATAA
- a CDS encoding SDR family oxidoreductase, with translation MTKAIVLGGSRGIGKAISNSLKSIKIDVFAASKNDIDTSDLKSVREFLEKNTQTDILVLNTGGPSPKPFLAITEEDWNLYHNQLFLGFCTILQNIKINDNGYIFLISSNVIKEPNSKLIISAAYRAAFSEVFKVLSKEYAQKNISCINISPGPINTDRTQELIENVKEFEKSLPMKRLGSPEEIGSFVKAIIENKIKYLSGVTINFDGANSNYIF, from the coding sequence ATGACTAAAGCGATTGTTCTTGGTGGTTCGAGGGGAATAGGAAAAGCAATTTCAAATTCTCTCAAATCAATAAAAATTGATGTTTTTGCAGCATCTAAGAATGATATAGATACATCAGATTTGAAAAGTGTGAGAGAATTTTTGGAAAAAAATACACAAACAGATATTCTTGTTCTCAATACTGGTGGTCCTTCTCCAAAACCATTTTTGGCAATTACAGAAGAGGATTGGAATTTATATCACAACCAATTATTCTTAGGATTTTGTACCATTTTACAGAATATCAAAATTAATGATAATGGATATATTTTCTTGATCAGTTCTAATGTAATAAAAGAACCAAATTCAAAATTGATCATATCTGCTGCATATCGTGCAGCATTTAGTGAAGTTTTCAAAGTATTAAGTAAAGAATATGCTCAAAAAAATATTAGTTGTATCAACATTTCTCCAGGTCCAATTAATACAGATAGAACTCAAGAATTAATAGAAAATGTAAAAGAATTCGAAAAATCTTTGCCTATGAAACGACTAGGAAGTCCTGAGGAGATTGGAAGTTTTGTCAAAGCCATAATTGAAAATAAAATAAAATATCTATCAGGTGTCACAATAAATTTTGATGGTGCAAATTCAAACTATATTTTTTAG
- a CDS encoding ATP-binding protein, with amino-acid sequence MNYPYGLTHNPYPSSPTPTEKDAQILGGTRHIQAKESILECITDLYRQSSKHQSNENDFRLITVIQDVGCGKTHLALHIKGLRMRQNIESAYVDLATISPKTKESLYDAIIAGFNKSTFDELREKFLKDICDKADKGDLLAKKALGYRFVDKLMGTTIQDKTDDILNNKKTHSSENLKKYLASNYNAHESLIIQNIIGKIFDPISNLDEFLGRLSAISKFSHNLLGKITIYTFDELDADPGSAEIVKSIINRHLPSSVVMLITTPSEYSKIKEINVSLFDRLEKANYKINLAGSNSIDELSEIAIEYIKQNKKSVRFTKKQQNDLTGKIRVLCDEFPDFTSVRSLINILYHAMEKSYQLNHEEISEEALDETIKNAFPGLKVHDSVLDVPIGQFLKLRLESIESKTQSKIKEAISNLVNFAHDTGMITKPENSKRMLDAIYTDKYGTKIGIAVAMNKDHDKNSISIQNILKASAFVDKLLILTNTNVPKTPQATIINIDKVKMVDLLYFSNRYSDNKILEPENEKIHALAKTISII; translated from the coding sequence ATGAATTATCCATACGGCCTTACACACAATCCTTATCCTAGCAGTCCTACACCAACTGAAAAGGATGCCCAAATTTTGGGCGGGACTAGACACATACAAGCCAAGGAATCAATATTGGAATGCATAACGGATCTATACAGACAATCATCCAAGCATCAATCCAATGAAAATGACTTTAGACTAATTACAGTAATACAAGATGTCGGATGCGGAAAAACTCACCTTGCTTTGCACATCAAGGGACTAAGAATGAGACAAAATATTGAAAGCGCATACGTAGATCTGGCAACAATTTCACCTAAAACAAAGGAAAGCCTGTATGATGCAATTATCGCAGGATTCAACAAATCTACATTTGATGAACTGAGGGAAAAATTCCTAAAAGACATCTGTGACAAGGCAGACAAGGGTGATCTGCTGGCAAAAAAAGCGCTAGGTTACAGGTTTGTAGACAAACTTATGGGAACTACAATACAGGATAAAACTGATGATATTCTTAACAATAAAAAAACACATTCTAGTGAGAATCTAAAAAAATACTTGGCCTCTAACTACAACGCGCACGAGTCGCTAATAATTCAAAACATTATTGGCAAGATATTTGACCCTATATCAAACTTGGATGAATTTTTAGGACGTCTATCAGCTATTTCCAAATTCAGCCATAATCTTCTTGGTAAAATTACAATTTATACATTTGATGAGCTAGATGCAGATCCAGGCTCTGCTGAAATCGTAAAATCAATAATCAATAGACACTTACCATCCTCTGTTGTGATGCTTATTACAACTCCATCTGAATATTCTAAAATAAAAGAAATTAACGTATCCCTCTTTGACAGACTAGAAAAGGCAAACTATAAGATTAATCTGGCTGGTTCAAATTCAATAGATGAGTTATCTGAAATTGCAATCGAATACATCAAACAAAACAAAAAGAGTGTGAGGTTCACAAAAAAACAGCAAAACGACTTGACCGGTAAAATAAGAGTATTATGTGATGAATTTCCTGATTTCACAAGTGTGCGATCGCTGATCAACATTTTGTATCATGCTATGGAAAAATCTTATCAATTAAACCATGAAGAGATTTCTGAAGAGGCACTTGATGAAACTATTAAGAACGCATTTCCGGGATTAAAGGTACATGACAGCGTTCTGGATGTTCCAATAGGGCAGTTTTTGAAATTGCGACTAGAATCTATTGAAAGTAAAACACAATCAAAGATAAAAGAGGCCATTTCTAACCTTGTCAATTTTGCACATGATACAGGAATGATTACAAAGCCTGAAAATTCAAAACGAATGCTGGATGCAATTTATACCGATAAGTATGGAACAAAGATAGGAATTGCAGTAGCAATGAATAAGGATCATGATAAAAACTCTATCTCCATTCAAAATATTCTAAAAGCGTCTGCTTTCGTAGACAAACTGTTGATACTTACAAATACCAATGTACCAAAAACCCCCCAAGCTACAATCATTAACATTGACAAAGTGAAGATGGTTGACTTGCTTTATTTTAGTAACAGATACTCTGACAACAAAATACTAGAACCAGAAAATGAAAAAATCCATGCTTTAGCCAAGACTATATCAATTATCTAA
- a CDS encoding aminotransferase class I/II-fold pyridoxal phosphate-dependent enzyme — protein sequence MKVSKKVIGVEYAIRDIVLTARTVEQKGMQVDYLNIGDPVQFGFQPPENVKQALIDAINKGENYYSSSEGILELRQEIAKKENAKGLSIGADEILITNGVSEGLDMVISSIVEEGDEILLPGPYYPPYASYVRLHGGIPIEFAVDLDNSTPDIEDIKSKITPKTVAICLISPNNPTGVVFNEKSLKELVNIANQNNLYIICDEIYDQIIFDENFVGIGKVAGDSPVIILNGFSKVHLMSGWRIGYIAFNQSPQLEALREHLPKLARVRIATALPVQHAALESLRGPQGYINDFVSEIKKHRDLVVKRLNEIPGLSCPNPKGAFYAFPKIEDNRFGTDKEFVTKLLETKGVLTVHGSGFGKKYGSGHFRLVYLPDLKVLDSAMNKIEEFMS from the coding sequence TTGAAAGTATCAAAAAAAGTAATTGGTGTTGAATATGCAATTCGAGATATTGTTCTTACTGCAAGAACAGTAGAACAAAAGGGAATGCAGGTTGATTATCTCAACATTGGTGATCCTGTTCAATTTGGTTTTCAACCACCTGAAAATGTAAAACAAGCTTTGATTGATGCAATTAACAAAGGTGAAAATTACTATTCCTCCTCTGAAGGTATTTTGGAATTAAGACAAGAGATTGCTAAAAAAGAAAACGCAAAGGGTCTCTCAATTGGTGCTGATGAAATTCTAATCACTAATGGTGTTTCTGAAGGACTTGATATGGTAATCTCCTCAATTGTAGAAGAAGGAGATGAAATATTATTACCTGGACCCTATTATCCACCATATGCTTCCTATGTTAGATTGCATGGAGGTATTCCTATAGAGTTTGCAGTTGACTTGGATAATTCTACACCTGACATCGAAGATATTAAATCTAAAATCACTCCAAAAACTGTTGCTATTTGTCTAATCAGCCCAAACAATCCTACAGGTGTAGTGTTTAATGAAAAATCTCTCAAAGAACTAGTAAATATTGCAAATCAAAATAATCTATACATCATATGTGATGAAATCTATGATCAAATAATTTTTGATGAAAATTTTGTAGGAATTGGTAAAGTTGCAGGAGATTCACCTGTAATTATTCTAAATGGATTCTCAAAAGTACATCTAATGTCTGGCTGGAGAATTGGATATATTGCATTTAATCAATCGCCACAACTCGAAGCACTACGTGAACACCTTCCAAAACTGGCAAGAGTTAGAATTGCAACTGCTCTTCCAGTACAACATGCCGCCTTGGAATCTCTTCGTGGACCGCAAGGTTACATCAATGATTTTGTCTCTGAAATTAAAAAACATCGAGACTTGGTTGTAAAACGACTCAACGAAATACCTGGTCTTTCTTGCCCTAATCCAAAAGGGGCATTTTATGCATTTCCAAAAATTGAAGACAATAGATTTGGTACTGATAAGGAATTTGTTACAAAATTACTTGAAACAAAAGGTGTTCTAACTGTTCATGGTTCGGGTTTTGGTAAGAAATATGGCAGTGGACATTTTAGATTAGTTTATCTTCCTGATCTAAAAGTTTTAGATTCTGCAATGAACAAAATTGAAGAATTTATGAGTTAG
- a CDS encoding pyridoxamine 5'-phosphate oxidase family protein, whose protein sequence is MNRNEFLKSQKILRLATIDKNKMPHIVPVWYKYSEKKFHIGTNTRTQKAINIKKNKRVSCCIDVGINAPEIYGVMIQGNADLILENNKVKRLAKKILLRYFNTLDNKSAKELLDDTDCIIEIIPEKFSVWDY, encoded by the coding sequence ATGAACAGAAATGAATTTCTAAAGTCTCAGAAAATATTGCGGCTAGCCACAATTGACAAAAACAAAATGCCTCACATTGTTCCTGTTTGGTACAAATATAGTGAAAAAAAATTCCACATAGGAACAAATACTAGAACACAAAAGGCAATAAATATCAAGAAAAATAAACGAGTTTCTTGCTGTATTGATGTAGGAATTAATGCTCCAGAAATTTATGGAGTTATGATTCAAGGAAACGCAGATTTGATTTTAGAAAACAACAAAGTAAAAAGATTAGCAAAAAAAATTCTTTTACGATATTTTAATACGTTGGATAACAAATCTGCAAAAGAGTTACTAGATGATACTGACTGTATTATAGAGATAATTCCTGAGAAATTTTCAGTGTGGGATTACTAA
- the npdG gene encoding NADPH-dependent F420 reductase: MKIGIIGGTGGMGKGFALRWSQNHDVIVGSRDAVRASESAKEYSNMAKEAFGEIKGSISGNDNISVAKESDVLILSIPYENIDSVCSGILSEVKDSCVVVSPIVPMTKTDVGFECISIKENKPFSYKLVSNHMKNKSKIVSAFHVISEKKLVNPTLELDYDIFVCGDDDESVQVVNGLIGEIKGLRAIYLGPIELSYLAEMSTPLLLNAMIRNKLKNPGIKII, translated from the coding sequence ATGAAGATTGGAATAATTGGCGGAACTGGAGGAATGGGAAAAGGTTTTGCTTTAAGATGGTCGCAAAACCACGATGTTATTGTTGGCTCTAGAGATGCTGTAAGAGCATCTGAGTCTGCAAAAGAATATTCCAATATGGCAAAAGAAGCATTTGGAGAAATTAAAGGATCAATTTCTGGAAATGACAATATTTCAGTTGCAAAAGAAAGTGACGTTTTAATTTTATCAATCCCATATGAGAATATTGATTCTGTTTGTTCTGGAATATTATCTGAAGTCAAAGACAGTTGTGTTGTAGTTTCACCAATTGTTCCAATGACAAAAACAGATGTGGGATTTGAATGTATTTCAATTAAAGAAAATAAACCATTTTCATACAAGCTTGTATCAAACCATATGAAAAATAAATCAAAGATAGTTTCAGCATTTCATGTAATTTCTGAAAAAAAATTAGTAAATCCAACACTAGAACTAGATTACGATATCTTCGTTTGCGGAGATGATGATGAATCGGTTCAGGTAGTAAATGGATTGATTGGTGAAATCAAGGGATTAAGAGCAATTTACTTGGGACCAATAGAATTATCATACCTTGCAGAAATGTCAACACCGTTACTTCTCAATGCAATGATAAGAAACAAGCTAAAAAATCCAGGAATCAAAATTATCTAA
- a CDS encoding histidine phosphatase family protein → MGQIIFLRHGQAKNNTERILAGRTEGIPLTEIGIKQAEHTAELLEHINISTIYSSPIQRAKHTAEIVAEHNSLNVTIDERLIELDMGKFTGIPYDEIFTSHGNVFMKFYNGELEIAHNGVETFAEVKKRVLGIVDHVIEKHPDENVVLVTHMDPIKAMLSTIVDLSPTNLFELVIANASLNIFREKDRKFSLSGLNVMHPSRFDQGY, encoded by the coding sequence TTGGGTCAGATTATTTTCCTTAGACACGGTCAGGCCAAAAATAACACTGAAAGAATCTTAGCTGGAAGAACCGAAGGCATTCCCTTAACTGAGATTGGAATTAAACAAGCAGAGCATACTGCTGAATTACTAGAACACATAAATATCTCTACAATTTATTCCAGTCCAATCCAAAGAGCAAAGCATACTGCAGAAATCGTTGCAGAGCACAATTCACTTAATGTTACAATTGATGAACGACTAATTGAGCTTGATATGGGTAAATTTACTGGCATTCCATATGATGAAATTTTTACTAGTCATGGAAATGTCTTTATGAAATTCTATAATGGCGAATTGGAAATTGCTCATAATGGGGTAGAAACTTTCGCTGAAGTAAAAAAACGAGTTTTAGGAATAGTTGATCATGTAATTGAAAAACATCCTGATGAAAATGTGGTACTTGTTACTCATATGGATCCTATCAAGGCTATGTTATCTACCATAGTTGATCTCTCTCCTACCAACTTGTTTGAATTAGTCATTGCAAATGCATCTCTTAACATTTTTAGAGAAAAAGATAGAAAGTTCTCCCTTTCAGGATTAAATGTGATGCATCCATCTAGATTCGATCAGGGTTATTAA
- a CDS encoding heme transporter CcmC, with translation MKKIVVLFLVLAVMVIVPVIESAFAAGDEPGEYLDRRVIIWNLFFKMMTIAFVVGAVVSGTIIWQCWRFRESHPKAKPTPYEGTDW, from the coding sequence ATGAAAAAGATAGTTGTGTTATTCTTAGTATTGGCAGTTATGGTAATAGTTCCAGTTATAGAATCCGCGTTTGCTGCAGGAGACGAACCTGGTGAATATCTAGATCGTAGGGTGATTATTTGGAACTTGTTTTTTAAAATGATGACTATAGCATTTGTAGTTGGTGCTGTAGTATCAGGTACAATTATTTGGCAATGTTGGAGATTTAGAGAATCACATCCAAAAGCAAAACCTACACCATATGAGGGGACGGACTGGTAA
- a CDS encoding cbb3-type cytochrome c oxidase subunit I, translating into MVLELQKPRPIWQIMFSTHHTDVGLLYLITSLAFLFMGGALALAIRAELFLPGAQIITDAMTFNRIFTVHGTTLIFLFIIPFASAVGNYYVPIMVRYKDMAYPKLNAIAFWMIPPAGALIWLGFADFTWYATPPYSIISAPGPAADMWIFGLKILGISSVLGAINFVVTILKCKHPDMSIGQVPLLAWSFLSSSLIILVAIPTFAAALLMLLTDRLGVSGFFNPAMGGDPIAYAHLFWFTFHPEVYVLVIPAIGMMYEIIPRFSRKPIYSYNSGVFAFVLLSIVGFSSWAHHMYATGMSFTEKTVFMVGTLAAVPASAMHVFNFVATMWNGRIKFATPMMWAVGGIALFFSAGAGGVANAAMPLDFTTHDTYWVVGHFHLFVMGTIAFGSIGFVYYMFPYVTGRMYNETMGKVHFVMSFIGTVLVFFTQHVLGLYGMPRRIFDYPPIPEWIVMNQIVTVGAMIIGVSMAIFLANMIYSSGKGKLANPEDPFGVGGKYYYPFEAKNPSH; encoded by the coding sequence ATGGTTCTGGAATTACAAAAACCACGTCCAATTTGGCAAATAATGTTTTCAACACATCATACTGATGTAGGTTTACTTTACTTAATCACATCGCTTGCATTCTTGTTCATGGGTGGTGCATTAGCTCTTGCAATTAGAGCAGAGTTGTTCTTACCTGGTGCACAAATAATTACAGATGCAATGACCTTTAACAGAATCTTTACTGTTCATGGTACTACATTGATCTTTTTGTTTATCATACCATTTGCATCAGCAGTTGGTAACTACTATGTTCCAATTATGGTTAGATACAAGGATATGGCATATCCAAAACTTAATGCAATTGCATTTTGGATGATTCCACCGGCTGGTGCACTCATTTGGTTAGGTTTTGCAGACTTTACATGGTATGCAACACCACCGTATTCTATTATCAGTGCTCCAGGACCAGCAGCTGATATGTGGATATTTGGACTAAAGATTTTGGGTATTTCATCAGTACTTGGTGCAATCAACTTTGTTGTTACAATTCTCAAATGTAAGCATCCAGACATGTCAATTGGACAAGTTCCACTTTTGGCATGGTCATTTTTGTCATCATCATTAATTATACTAGTTGCAATCCCAACATTTGCTGCAGCCCTGTTAATGTTACTTACTGACAGACTTGGTGTTAGTGGATTCTTTAATCCTGCAATGGGTGGAGATCCAATTGCATATGCTCACTTGTTCTGGTTCACATTCCATCCAGAGGTTTACGTACTAGTAATCCCTGCAATTGGAATGATGTATGAAATCATTCCAAGGTTTTCAAGAAAGCCAATTTACAGCTACAATTCTGGTGTCTTTGCATTTGTTTTACTATCTATAGTTGGATTCTCATCATGGGCACACCACATGTATGCGACTGGTATGTCATTTACAGAAAAAACAGTCTTCATGGTAGGGACTCTTGCAGCAGTTCCAGCATCTGCAATGCACGTCTTTAATTTTGTAGCAACAATGTGGAATGGTAGAATTAAATTTGCAACGCCAATGATGTGGGCAGTTGGAGGAATTGCATTATTCTTCTCTGCAGGTGCAGGTGGTGTAGCAAATGCTGCTATGCCATTAGACTTTACAACGCATGATACGTACTGGGTAGTTGGTCACTTTCATCTCTTTGTGATGGGTACTATTGCATTTGGTTCAATTGGATTTGTTTACTACATGTTCCCATATGTTACAGGAAGAATGTACAATGAAACAATGGGCAAAGTCCACTTTGTCATGTCATTTATAGGAACTGTTCTGGTGTTCTTTACACAACACGTACTTGGTTTGTATGGAATGCCAAGAAGAATTTTTGATTATCCTCCAATTCCGGAATGGATTGTTATGAACCAGATTGTAACAGTTGGTGCTATGATTATTGGTGTCAGTATGGCAATCTTCTTGGCAAACATGATTTACAGTTCTGGAAAAGGAAAACTTGCAAATCCTGAAGATCCATTTGGTGTAGGTGGCAAGTATTACTATCCATTTGAGGCAAAAAATCCATCACATTAG
- a CDS encoding plastocyanin/azurin family copper-binding protein, which produces MSHENNQTIYRTTPARTGKMMIIMLGICLVGGVIFFSLWDYWISEPAPVVAMMAGTAGTTAQAVQTGDTITKDLIFIESSDFRTLAFNALPGEPDNNPTINMEVGDKVIFNVDNAGKSFHAFGVTKDAEGFAGIIPGSEVASMSNPLKPGESGSSEFIAGEEGIYYYICTIPGHREQGMVGSIIVGDVSVEEVMAVPEPKVMEEITESEVMEEVMVPDPVAYDGVISVPDGSGVPGCEQTSECYIPYHVTVSVGDEVTWSNDDSAAHTVTSGTPSGGSDGNFDSSLFMAGGTFSVTFDEAGEYPYYCMVHPWMIGIITVS; this is translated from the coding sequence ATGAGTCACGAGAATAACCAAACAATTTACAGAACAACTCCAGCTAGAACTGGAAAAATGATGATAATTATGTTAGGAATTTGTCTTGTGGGCGGAGTAATATTCTTTTCACTGTGGGACTATTGGATTTCAGAACCTGCACCAGTTGTTGCAATGATGGCAGGTACTGCAGGTACAACAGCACAAGCAGTACAAACTGGAGATACAATTACAAAAGATCTTATATTTATTGAATCATCGGACTTTAGGACTTTGGCGTTTAATGCATTACCAGGTGAACCTGATAACAATCCAACAATTAACATGGAAGTTGGAGACAAAGTAATCTTTAATGTAGATAATGCAGGAAAATCATTTCATGCATTTGGTGTTACAAAGGATGCTGAAGGCTTTGCTGGAATAATTCCTGGTAGTGAAGTAGCATCAATGTCAAACCCATTAAAACCAGGTGAAAGTGGATCTTCTGAATTTATTGCAGGTGAAGAGGGGATTTACTATTATATCTGTACTATTCCCGGTCATAGAGAGCAAGGAATGGTTGGTTCAATTATTGTAGGTGATGTTTCCGTTGAAGAAGTTATGGCAGTACCAGAACCAAAGGTAATGGAAGAAATTACTGAATCCGAAGTGATGGAAGAAGTAATGGTGCCAGATCCTGTAGCATATGATGGAGTAATATCTGTTCCAGATGGTTCTGGAGTTCCAGGATGTGAGCAAACAAGCGAATGTTATATTCCATATCATGTTACAGTTTCAGTAGGTGATGAAGTTACTTGGTCAAATGATGACTCAGCAGCTCATACAGTTACAAGTGGAACACCATCAGGTGGTTCTGATGGCAATTTTGACAGTAGTTTGTTTATGGCAGGTGGTACATTTTCAGTAACATTTGATGAAGCAGGTGAATATCCATACTATTGTATGGTTCATCCTTGGATGATCGGTATCATTACAGTTAGCTAG
- a CDS encoding COX15/CtaA family protein, whose protein sequence is MAIQYLALTTMIVLYSLMFVGGYISAAGLGLTCPEWPLCPDGIMPSEEYLIEWIHRFVAATTASLVAATMIATWLNKNADKKIKFTSTFASALVITQITLGALVIDTKLHAVLVAIHLGFGILLFAMVLLTTIFAFRLSKIALKSNV, encoded by the coding sequence TTGGCAATTCAATATCTTGCATTAACAACAATGATTGTACTGTACTCTCTAATGTTTGTTGGAGGATATATTTCAGCCGCTGGACTTGGATTGACTTGTCCTGAATGGCCTCTATGTCCTGATGGGATAATGCCTTCTGAGGAATATCTTATAGAATGGATTCATAGATTTGTAGCAGCTACTACTGCAAGTTTAGTTGCTGCAACAATGATTGCTACCTGGTTAAACAAGAATGCTGATAAAAAGATCAAATTTACAAGTACATTTGCATCTGCCCTAGTAATTACACAAATTACATTAGGCGCACTTGTAATTGATACGAAACTGCATGCAGTCTTAGTTGCAATACATCTTGGATTTGGAATTTTATTATTCGCAATGGTATTACTAACTACAATATTTGCATTTAGACTCTCTAAAATTGCATTAAAATCTAATGTTTAG